A window of Festucalex cinctus isolate MCC-2025b chromosome 6, RoL_Fcin_1.0, whole genome shotgun sequence contains these coding sequences:
- the LOC144020206 gene encoding complement C3-like isoform X1 yields MAPWKFLCWIILLCLLCNACEGGLRKKLKKATRRILEKVGLRKKHVDTPSVPVPPPVPVEVPSVPVPPPVPVEVPRFTLVAPDLLRTDSPENIYLQAEAVASPVHVTIMVTDVTKNIMFFTGTLMLDQANNFHALTSVQIPSDPLNRGDTKNKYAILKVRFGDHHEEERTIMVSFHSGYIFIQTDKPIYNPGDEVRLRAFVSSLSFKALDSSLTIDIQNPEGVVVKQVLRTKASSGVFSDSFYLTEMANEGMWKVIAKFDNRKQNTFTSHFEVKKYVLPAFNVTLTPKKSFLSLDDKELEVEIWARYLYGEPVEGTAYVSFGVNIDKEMRRLPSVKQVSNLEGGVVKLSVDELKAAYPNVRTLVGNSIYVKASVLTKTGSDLVEAEKTGIKIVDSPYILSFKDTVKYFKPGLPFDFTIQVSHQDGSPAQNVPVKVNLLQDPVVVNSGTARLTANMPKVQSQVLIAETQQAGLRPEQQAIIQMDLFPYMSFSRESPNYLYISTSTNTASQGDTLALKLTIDTADQNIRQQIKHVTYLVVNKGRLVEAKRLDVSGQLVTNVALPVTGDLMPSFRFVAFYSLPSQEVVADSILVDVTSSCVRDLSVGPVDGVQRDHTPGKNFHFRVRGDPGASVSLVAVDNSVFLLKKDRLTQSKIWETVEQGDLGCTRGGGLNAKALFQDAGLLYASSTGFRTDKREALHCPVSNRRRRSAELLQRKAQLENHYKEKLARRCCNDGLRAVRMPYSCTRRSLYITEGWECIRAFRYCCATYRDQVVDTEMPATRSPAAAATTTAAPPPPVPTRMHLGTQMFNWGARGADISRYSDAHKTLDLPAVYARSSIFAKGADVQAPQLPLKNEQVDDYEVEEDEYLEESDVYLRFRFFESWLWTDVKLPDEADRDGLASAELSQPLPDSITEWGVLAVSSSTNTGFCVAEPYNIKAWKRFFVDLKLPYSVARNEQVEIKAVVHNYGDDELHVRVVLMKTDNMCSVAFRDRHTQEVTLPAGTSKALRYTIMPLSVGQLPIEVMAVARDLMGGDRVQKLLRVVMDGVQKTNVWSAVLVPAAEGGKQSVRVGKVELEGVVPNSTPETFINVRGNVLADSIDNSISDDSLASLIRMPGGCVEQNLATITLPLIAAIYLERTDDWEAVGVERKAEALKYIRRGYENQLLYKKSDGSYPPYRREGASTWITAYVVKVFSMARTLIGFDNQQVCDPLHFLVRDKLKVPAGRFVEDNPVYSATMTGGMRGDDPEITLTAFVLIALAEAKQTGIRCGQQNLDEAIDSTVAFLRKALETSGRRPYTVAIASYALALTGKGPAAADAARQLLAASPDGSHWPDAHNHLFSLEATGYALLALVKMGRMQEAGKAFQWLNGQRRVGGGYGSTQSTMVVLQALSEYLMKSRAASELSLNVDVKITGRRDIRYHFNARTAYAAHTSRLPADLDLTVEATGSGQGILEVVTYYNQLHEVDERTPCQHFELSVDIEESSEKPTADVEKSYLMTIKVRALGSSDIRMVMLDVSLPTGFTPENSDLELLSNSVDRYITNFKMVDNLSDRGSLIIHLFKVSHKEPEVLIFRLHQNFKVGLLQPSSVTVYEYYNPDHRCSKTYMPPQEQGDLTHICKENVCRCTQGDCCVPKADSENFGANERETFACKSLHHVFQVKVLSIQQSYYDKYEMQITRVIKLGVEAGVQVGQTRIFVSHGGCREGLDLKVGSHYLIIGPKDDQWNVDTGNNRFMYTLGAGTWAERWPSPDECAGAILRAKCASLEAAATELSLNACRS; encoded by the exons ATGGCTCCGTGGAAGTTTCTATGTTGGATCATACTCTTATGCCTCCTGTGCAACGCCTGCGAGGGGGGCTTAAG GAAAAAGCTCAAAAA AGCGACGCGACGTATTTTGGAAAAGGTCGG GTTGCGTAAGAAACACGTGGATACTCCAAG CGTTCCAGTACCGCCACCCGTACCAGTAGAAGTTCCAAG CGTTCCAGTACCGCCTCCCGTACCAGTAGAAGTTCCAAG GTTCACCCTGGTGGCTCCGGACCTGCTGAGGACCGACAGCCCGGAGAACATCTACCTGCAGGCGGAAGCCGTCGCCAGCCCCGTCCACGTCACCATCATGGTGACCGACGTCACCAAGAACATCATGTTCTTCACCGGCACGCTCATGCTGGATCAGGCCAACAACTTTCATGCCCTCACGTCTGTCCAG ATTCCCTCTGATCCGTTGAACCGCGGCGACACAAAGAACAAGTATGCCATACTGAAAGTGAGATTTGGTGACCACCATGAGGAGGAGAGGACCATCATGGTGTCCTTTCACTCGGGATACATCTTCATCCAGACGGACAAGCCCATCTACAACCCCGGAGATGAGG TGCGCTTACGGGCATTTGTGTCGTCGCTGTCCTTCAAGGCTCTCGACAGCTCTCTAACGATAGACATACAG AATCCAGAAGGCGTGGTGGTCAAGCAGGTCTTGAGGACTAAAGCTTCCTCCGGCGTCTTTTCAGACTCGTTTTACCTCACGGAAATGGCCAA TGAAGGCATGTGGAAGGTGATTGCCAAGTTTGACAACCGGAAGCAGAACACCTTCACCTCACACTTTGAGGTGAAGAAATACG TGCTCCCTGCCTTCAACGTGACCTTGACGCCTAAGAAGTCCTTCCTGAGCCTGGATGACAAAGAACTGGAGGTGGAGATCTGGGCcag GTACCTGTACGGGGAGCCGGTTGAGGGGACAGCCTATGTGTCATTTGGGGTAAACATCGACAAGGAGATGAGACGGTTGCCTTCAGTGAAACAGGTATCAAAT CTGGAGGGCGGAGTTGTCAAGCTGAGTGTGGACGAGCTGAAGGCGGCGTACCCCAATGTCAGGACTTTGGTGGGGAACTCAATCTACGTTAAAGCGTCTGTCCTCACCAAGACAG GCAGTGACCTGGTGGAAGCCGAGAAGACGGGGATCAAGATTGTGGACTCGCCCTACATCCTGTCCTTCAAAGACACCGTCAAGTACTTCAAACCGGGACTTCCCTTTGACTTTACT ATCCAAGTGAGCCACCAAGATGGTTCCCCGGCCCAGAACGTCCCAGTCAAGGTGAACCTCCTCCAGGATCCCGTGGTGGTCAACTCGGGTACAGCCAGGCTCACGGCCAACATGCCCAAAGTTCAGAGCCAAGTCCTCATC GCCGAGACCCAGCAGGCTGGCCTCAGACCAGAACAGCAGGCCATAATCCAAATGGACCTGTTCCCGTACATGAGTTTCTCCAGAGAAAGTCCCAACTACCTCTACATCTCCACCAGTACCAACACGGCGTCTCAGGGAGACACGCTGGCCCTCAAACTCACCATCGACACCGCAGACCAGAACATCAGGCAACAAATCAAACATGTCACCTACCTG GTGGTGAACAAAGGCCGGTTGGTCGAAGCTAAGCGACTGGACGTGAGCGGTCAGCTGGTGACCAACGTGGCACTGCCGGTGACTGGCGACTTGATGCCCTCCTTCCGCTTCGTGGCCTTCTACAGCCTCCCCTCGCAGGAGGTGGTGGCCGATTCCATCTTGGTGGATGTCACCTCTTCCTGTGTTAGAGAT CTGAGCGTGGGCCCGGTCGACGGCGTGCAGCGAGACCACACGCCGGGCAAGAACTTCCACTTCCGCGTCCGAGGCGACCCGGGGGCCAGCGTCAGCCTGGTGGCCGTCGACAACTCCGTCTTTCTGCTCAAGAAGGACCGACTCACCCAGAGCAAG ATTTGGGAGACGGTGGAGCAAGGTGATCTGGGCTGCACCCGCGGCGGAGGCCTCAACGCCAAGGCGCTCTTTCAGGACGCCGGCCTTCTCTACGCGTCCAGCACCGGATTCAGAACCGACAAACGGGAAG CCTTGCATTGTCCAGTCAGCAACAGAAGGAGGCGCTCTGCTGAACTCTTACAGAGGAAAGCTCAGCTgg AGAATCACTACAAGGAGAAGCTGGCGCGCCGCTGTTGCAACGACGGCCTCCGGGCCGTGCGCATGCCGTACTCGTGCACGCGGCGCTCCCTCTACATCACCGAGGGCTGGGAGTGCATCCGGGCCTTCCGCTACTGCTGCGCCACCTACCGAGACCAAGTCGTGGACACGGAGATGCCCGCCACCAgatcgcccgccgccgccgccaccaccaccgccgccccgccgccgcccGTCCCCACGCGCATGCACCTGGGCACACAAATGTTTA ATTGGGGAGCACGCGGGGCTGACATTAGCCGCTACAGCGACGCCCACAAGACCTTGGACCTTCCCGCGGTTTACGCCAGGTCATCCATCTTTGCAAAGGGGGCAGATGTGCAGGCACCACAGCTCCCTCTCAAAAACGAACAAGTGGACGACTACGAGGTGGAAGAAGACGAGTACCTGGAAGAGAGCGACGTGTATTTGCGTTTTCGGTTCTTTGAGTCGTGGCTGTGGACCGACGTCAAGCTCCCCGATGAGGCCGACAGAGACGG GCTGGCGTCCGCCGAGCTGAGCCAGCCTCTGCCCGACAGCATCACCGAGTGGGGCGTCCTCGCCGTCAGCTCCTCGACAAACACCG GTTTCTGCGTGGCCGAGCCGTACAACATCAAGGCGTGGAAGCGCTTCTTCGTGGACTTGAAGCTTCCGTACTCGGTGGCCAGGAACGAGCAGGTGGAGATCAAAGCCGTCGTCCACAACTACGGCGACGACGAGCTGCAC GTCCGCGTGGTGCTGATGAAGACGGACAACATGTGCAGCGTGGCCTTCCGCGACCGCCACACCCAGGAAGTCACGCTGCCGGCGGGCACGTCTAAGGCGCTGCGCTACACCATCATGCCCCTGTCGGTGGGGCAGCTCCCCATCGAGGTGATGGCGGTGGCCCGAGACTTGATGGGCGGAGACCGCGTGCAGAAACTCCTGCGGGTGGTG ATGGACGGTGTCCAAAAGACCAACGTTTGGAGTGCCGTCTTGGTTCCGGCAGCTGAAGGAG GTAAGCAGAGCGTCCGGGTGGGCAAAGTGGAGCTGGAGGGCGTGGTGCCAAACTCGACGCCGGAAACATTCATCAACGTCCGAG GGAACGTGCTGGCCGACAGCATCGACAACTCCATCAGCGACGACTCGCTGGCGTCGCTCATCCGCATGCCCGGCGGCTGCGTGGAGCAGAACTTGGCCACCATCACCCTGCCGCTCATCGCCGCCATCTACCTGGAGAGGACCGACGACTGGGAGGCCGTCGGGGTGGAGCGCAAGGCCGAGGCGCTGAAATACATCCGGAGAG gttatGAGAACCAACTGCTCTACAAGAAGAGTGACGGTTCTTACCCCCCCTACAGGAGGGAGGGCGCAAGCACCTG GATCACGGCGTACGTGGTGAAGGTGTTCTCCATGGCGCGCACGCTCATCGGCTTCGACAACCAGCAAGTGTGCGACCCGCTGCACTTCCTGGTGCGCGACAAGCTCAAAGTCCCCGCCGGGCGCTTTGTGGAGGACAACCCCGTCTACAGTGCCACCATGACT GGCGGCATGCGCGGCGACGACCCCGAGATCACGCTGACGGCGTTCGTCCTCATCGCCCTGGCCGAAGCCAAGCAGACGGGAATACGGTGCGGCCAGCAAAACCTGGAC GAGGCTATCGATAGCACGGTGGCGTTCCTGAGGAAGGCGCTGGAAACGTCGGGCAGGAGGCCGTACACGGTGGCCATCGCCTCCTACGCGCTCGCTTTGACCGGAAAAGGCCCCGCCGCCGCCGACGCCGCCAGACAGCTCCTCGCAGCATCCCCCGATG GCAGCCACTGGCCAGACGCTCACAACCATCTGTTCTCGCTGGAGGCGACCGGTTATGCCTTGCTGGCCCTAGTCAAGATGGGTCGCATGCAGGAGGCCGGGAAAGCCTTCCAGTGGCTCAACGGCCAGCGTAGGGTAGGCGGAGGTTACGGTTCCACTCAG TCCACCATGGTGGTGCTACAGGCTCTGTCCGAGTACCTGATGAAGTCTCGGGCCGCCAGCGAGCTCTCACTGAACGTGGACGTCAAGATCACGGGCCGACGTGACATCCGATACCACTTCAATGCCAGGACCGCTTACGCCGCCCACACGTCCCGG CTTCCAGCTGATCTGGACTTGACCGTGGAGGCCACAGGCAGCGGTCAGGGAATACTGGAG GTGGTGACGTATTACAACCAGCTGCATGAGGTGGACGAAAGGACACCTTGCCAACACTTTGAGCTCAGCGTTGACATTGAGGAGTCCAGCG AAAAGCCTACCGCAGATGTGGAGAAGTCCTACCTGATGACCATCAAAGTCAG GGCGTTAGGATCCAGCGACATTAGGATGGTGATGCTGGACGTCAGCCTGCCGACGGGCTTCACCCCCGAAAACTCAGACCTGGAGCTG CTGTCCAATTCGGTGGACCGCTACATCACCAACTTCAAGATGGTGGACAACCTCAGCGACAGGGGCTCCCTCATCATCCACTTGTTCAAG GTGTCCCACAAGGAGCCTGAAGTCCTGATCTTCAGACTCCATCAGAACTTCAAAGTTGGCCTCCTGCAGCCCTCCTCGGTCACCGTGTACGAGTACTACAACCCTG aCCACCGCTGCAGTAAGACCTACATGCCGCCTCAGGAGCAGGGGGACCTGACGCACATCTGCAAGGAAAACGTCTGCCGCTGCACGCAGG GCGACTGCTGCGTCCCCAAAGCAGACAGCGAGAACTTCGGTGCCAATGAGAGAGAGACCTTTGCCTGCAAGTCTCTGCACCACG TTTTCCAGGTGAAAGTTTTGAGCATCCAGCAGAGTTACTACGACAAGTACGAGATGCAGATCACACGAGTCATCAAATTGG GCGTGGAGGCAGGAGTGCAAGTCGGTCAGACCAGGATCTTCGTGTCCCACGGGGGCTGCAGAGAGGGGCTGGACTTGAAGGTGGGCTCCCATTACCTCATCATCGGACCCAAGGACGACCAGTGGAATGTGGACACGGGCAATAACAG GTTCATGTACACGTTGGGGGCGGGCACGTGGGCGGAGCGCTGGCCGTCGCCCGACGAATGCGCCGGCGCGATCCTGCGGGCAAAATGCGCCAGCCTGGAGGCCGCCGCCACGGAACTGTCGCTCAACGCCTGCCGCTCGTGA
- the LOC144020206 gene encoding complement C3-like isoform X2, whose translation MAPWKFLCWIILLCLLCNACEGGLRKKLKKATRRILEKVGLRKKHVDTPSVPVPPPVPVEVPSVPVPPPVPVEVPRFTLVAPDLLRTDSPENIYLQAEAVASPVHVTIMVTDVTKNIMFFTGTLMLDQANNFHALTSVQIPSDPLNRGDTKNKYAILKVRFGDHHEEERTIMVSFHSGYIFIQTDKPIYNPGDEVRLRAFVSSLSFKALDSSLTIDIQNPEGVVVKQVLRTKASSGVFSDSFYLTEMANEGMWKVIAKFDNRKQNTFTSHFEVKKYVLPAFNVTLTPKKSFLSLDDKELEVEIWARYLYGEPVEGTAYVSFGVNIDKEMRRLPSVKQLEGGVVKLSVDELKAAYPNVRTLVGNSIYVKASVLTKTGSDLVEAEKTGIKIVDSPYILSFKDTVKYFKPGLPFDFTIQVSHQDGSPAQNVPVKVNLLQDPVVVNSGTARLTANMPKVQSQVLIAETQQAGLRPEQQAIIQMDLFPYMSFSRESPNYLYISTSTNTASQGDTLALKLTIDTADQNIRQQIKHVTYLVVNKGRLVEAKRLDVSGQLVTNVALPVTGDLMPSFRFVAFYSLPSQEVVADSILVDVTSSCVRDLSVGPVDGVQRDHTPGKNFHFRVRGDPGASVSLVAVDNSVFLLKKDRLTQSKIWETVEQGDLGCTRGGGLNAKALFQDAGLLYASSTGFRTDKREALHCPVSNRRRRSAELLQRKAQLENHYKEKLARRCCNDGLRAVRMPYSCTRRSLYITEGWECIRAFRYCCATYRDQVVDTEMPATRSPAAAATTTAAPPPPVPTRMHLGTQMFNWGARGADISRYSDAHKTLDLPAVYARSSIFAKGADVQAPQLPLKNEQVDDYEVEEDEYLEESDVYLRFRFFESWLWTDVKLPDEADRDGLASAELSQPLPDSITEWGVLAVSSSTNTGFCVAEPYNIKAWKRFFVDLKLPYSVARNEQVEIKAVVHNYGDDELHVRVVLMKTDNMCSVAFRDRHTQEVTLPAGTSKALRYTIMPLSVGQLPIEVMAVARDLMGGDRVQKLLRVVMDGVQKTNVWSAVLVPAAEGGKQSVRVGKVELEGVVPNSTPETFINVRGNVLADSIDNSISDDSLASLIRMPGGCVEQNLATITLPLIAAIYLERTDDWEAVGVERKAEALKYIRRGYENQLLYKKSDGSYPPYRREGASTWITAYVVKVFSMARTLIGFDNQQVCDPLHFLVRDKLKVPAGRFVEDNPVYSATMTGGMRGDDPEITLTAFVLIALAEAKQTGIRCGQQNLDEAIDSTVAFLRKALETSGRRPYTVAIASYALALTGKGPAAADAARQLLAASPDGSHWPDAHNHLFSLEATGYALLALVKMGRMQEAGKAFQWLNGQRRVGGGYGSTQSTMVVLQALSEYLMKSRAASELSLNVDVKITGRRDIRYHFNARTAYAAHTSRLPADLDLTVEATGSGQGILEVVTYYNQLHEVDERTPCQHFELSVDIEESSEKPTADVEKSYLMTIKVRALGSSDIRMVMLDVSLPTGFTPENSDLELLSNSVDRYITNFKMVDNLSDRGSLIIHLFKVSHKEPEVLIFRLHQNFKVGLLQPSSVTVYEYYNPDHRCSKTYMPPQEQGDLTHICKENVCRCTQGDCCVPKADSENFGANERETFACKSLHHVFQVKVLSIQQSYYDKYEMQITRVIKLGVEAGVQVGQTRIFVSHGGCREGLDLKVGSHYLIIGPKDDQWNVDTGNNRFMYTLGAGTWAERWPSPDECAGAILRAKCASLEAAATELSLNACRS comes from the exons ATGGCTCCGTGGAAGTTTCTATGTTGGATCATACTCTTATGCCTCCTGTGCAACGCCTGCGAGGGGGGCTTAAG GAAAAAGCTCAAAAA AGCGACGCGACGTATTTTGGAAAAGGTCGG GTTGCGTAAGAAACACGTGGATACTCCAAG CGTTCCAGTACCGCCACCCGTACCAGTAGAAGTTCCAAG CGTTCCAGTACCGCCTCCCGTACCAGTAGAAGTTCCAAG GTTCACCCTGGTGGCTCCGGACCTGCTGAGGACCGACAGCCCGGAGAACATCTACCTGCAGGCGGAAGCCGTCGCCAGCCCCGTCCACGTCACCATCATGGTGACCGACGTCACCAAGAACATCATGTTCTTCACCGGCACGCTCATGCTGGATCAGGCCAACAACTTTCATGCCCTCACGTCTGTCCAG ATTCCCTCTGATCCGTTGAACCGCGGCGACACAAAGAACAAGTATGCCATACTGAAAGTGAGATTTGGTGACCACCATGAGGAGGAGAGGACCATCATGGTGTCCTTTCACTCGGGATACATCTTCATCCAGACGGACAAGCCCATCTACAACCCCGGAGATGAGG TGCGCTTACGGGCATTTGTGTCGTCGCTGTCCTTCAAGGCTCTCGACAGCTCTCTAACGATAGACATACAG AATCCAGAAGGCGTGGTGGTCAAGCAGGTCTTGAGGACTAAAGCTTCCTCCGGCGTCTTTTCAGACTCGTTTTACCTCACGGAAATGGCCAA TGAAGGCATGTGGAAGGTGATTGCCAAGTTTGACAACCGGAAGCAGAACACCTTCACCTCACACTTTGAGGTGAAGAAATACG TGCTCCCTGCCTTCAACGTGACCTTGACGCCTAAGAAGTCCTTCCTGAGCCTGGATGACAAAGAACTGGAGGTGGAGATCTGGGCcag GTACCTGTACGGGGAGCCGGTTGAGGGGACAGCCTATGTGTCATTTGGGGTAAACATCGACAAGGAGATGAGACGGTTGCCTTCAGTGAAACAG CTGGAGGGCGGAGTTGTCAAGCTGAGTGTGGACGAGCTGAAGGCGGCGTACCCCAATGTCAGGACTTTGGTGGGGAACTCAATCTACGTTAAAGCGTCTGTCCTCACCAAGACAG GCAGTGACCTGGTGGAAGCCGAGAAGACGGGGATCAAGATTGTGGACTCGCCCTACATCCTGTCCTTCAAAGACACCGTCAAGTACTTCAAACCGGGACTTCCCTTTGACTTTACT ATCCAAGTGAGCCACCAAGATGGTTCCCCGGCCCAGAACGTCCCAGTCAAGGTGAACCTCCTCCAGGATCCCGTGGTGGTCAACTCGGGTACAGCCAGGCTCACGGCCAACATGCCCAAAGTTCAGAGCCAAGTCCTCATC GCCGAGACCCAGCAGGCTGGCCTCAGACCAGAACAGCAGGCCATAATCCAAATGGACCTGTTCCCGTACATGAGTTTCTCCAGAGAAAGTCCCAACTACCTCTACATCTCCACCAGTACCAACACGGCGTCTCAGGGAGACACGCTGGCCCTCAAACTCACCATCGACACCGCAGACCAGAACATCAGGCAACAAATCAAACATGTCACCTACCTG GTGGTGAACAAAGGCCGGTTGGTCGAAGCTAAGCGACTGGACGTGAGCGGTCAGCTGGTGACCAACGTGGCACTGCCGGTGACTGGCGACTTGATGCCCTCCTTCCGCTTCGTGGCCTTCTACAGCCTCCCCTCGCAGGAGGTGGTGGCCGATTCCATCTTGGTGGATGTCACCTCTTCCTGTGTTAGAGAT CTGAGCGTGGGCCCGGTCGACGGCGTGCAGCGAGACCACACGCCGGGCAAGAACTTCCACTTCCGCGTCCGAGGCGACCCGGGGGCCAGCGTCAGCCTGGTGGCCGTCGACAACTCCGTCTTTCTGCTCAAGAAGGACCGACTCACCCAGAGCAAG ATTTGGGAGACGGTGGAGCAAGGTGATCTGGGCTGCACCCGCGGCGGAGGCCTCAACGCCAAGGCGCTCTTTCAGGACGCCGGCCTTCTCTACGCGTCCAGCACCGGATTCAGAACCGACAAACGGGAAG CCTTGCATTGTCCAGTCAGCAACAGAAGGAGGCGCTCTGCTGAACTCTTACAGAGGAAAGCTCAGCTgg AGAATCACTACAAGGAGAAGCTGGCGCGCCGCTGTTGCAACGACGGCCTCCGGGCCGTGCGCATGCCGTACTCGTGCACGCGGCGCTCCCTCTACATCACCGAGGGCTGGGAGTGCATCCGGGCCTTCCGCTACTGCTGCGCCACCTACCGAGACCAAGTCGTGGACACGGAGATGCCCGCCACCAgatcgcccgccgccgccgccaccaccaccgccgccccgccgccgcccGTCCCCACGCGCATGCACCTGGGCACACAAATGTTTA ATTGGGGAGCACGCGGGGCTGACATTAGCCGCTACAGCGACGCCCACAAGACCTTGGACCTTCCCGCGGTTTACGCCAGGTCATCCATCTTTGCAAAGGGGGCAGATGTGCAGGCACCACAGCTCCCTCTCAAAAACGAACAAGTGGACGACTACGAGGTGGAAGAAGACGAGTACCTGGAAGAGAGCGACGTGTATTTGCGTTTTCGGTTCTTTGAGTCGTGGCTGTGGACCGACGTCAAGCTCCCCGATGAGGCCGACAGAGACGG GCTGGCGTCCGCCGAGCTGAGCCAGCCTCTGCCCGACAGCATCACCGAGTGGGGCGTCCTCGCCGTCAGCTCCTCGACAAACACCG GTTTCTGCGTGGCCGAGCCGTACAACATCAAGGCGTGGAAGCGCTTCTTCGTGGACTTGAAGCTTCCGTACTCGGTGGCCAGGAACGAGCAGGTGGAGATCAAAGCCGTCGTCCACAACTACGGCGACGACGAGCTGCAC GTCCGCGTGGTGCTGATGAAGACGGACAACATGTGCAGCGTGGCCTTCCGCGACCGCCACACCCAGGAAGTCACGCTGCCGGCGGGCACGTCTAAGGCGCTGCGCTACACCATCATGCCCCTGTCGGTGGGGCAGCTCCCCATCGAGGTGATGGCGGTGGCCCGAGACTTGATGGGCGGAGACCGCGTGCAGAAACTCCTGCGGGTGGTG ATGGACGGTGTCCAAAAGACCAACGTTTGGAGTGCCGTCTTGGTTCCGGCAGCTGAAGGAG GTAAGCAGAGCGTCCGGGTGGGCAAAGTGGAGCTGGAGGGCGTGGTGCCAAACTCGACGCCGGAAACATTCATCAACGTCCGAG GGAACGTGCTGGCCGACAGCATCGACAACTCCATCAGCGACGACTCGCTGGCGTCGCTCATCCGCATGCCCGGCGGCTGCGTGGAGCAGAACTTGGCCACCATCACCCTGCCGCTCATCGCCGCCATCTACCTGGAGAGGACCGACGACTGGGAGGCCGTCGGGGTGGAGCGCAAGGCCGAGGCGCTGAAATACATCCGGAGAG gttatGAGAACCAACTGCTCTACAAGAAGAGTGACGGTTCTTACCCCCCCTACAGGAGGGAGGGCGCAAGCACCTG GATCACGGCGTACGTGGTGAAGGTGTTCTCCATGGCGCGCACGCTCATCGGCTTCGACAACCAGCAAGTGTGCGACCCGCTGCACTTCCTGGTGCGCGACAAGCTCAAAGTCCCCGCCGGGCGCTTTGTGGAGGACAACCCCGTCTACAGTGCCACCATGACT GGCGGCATGCGCGGCGACGACCCCGAGATCACGCTGACGGCGTTCGTCCTCATCGCCCTGGCCGAAGCCAAGCAGACGGGAATACGGTGCGGCCAGCAAAACCTGGAC GAGGCTATCGATAGCACGGTGGCGTTCCTGAGGAAGGCGCTGGAAACGTCGGGCAGGAGGCCGTACACGGTGGCCATCGCCTCCTACGCGCTCGCTTTGACCGGAAAAGGCCCCGCCGCCGCCGACGCCGCCAGACAGCTCCTCGCAGCATCCCCCGATG GCAGCCACTGGCCAGACGCTCACAACCATCTGTTCTCGCTGGAGGCGACCGGTTATGCCTTGCTGGCCCTAGTCAAGATGGGTCGCATGCAGGAGGCCGGGAAAGCCTTCCAGTGGCTCAACGGCCAGCGTAGGGTAGGCGGAGGTTACGGTTCCACTCAG TCCACCATGGTGGTGCTACAGGCTCTGTCCGAGTACCTGATGAAGTCTCGGGCCGCCAGCGAGCTCTCACTGAACGTGGACGTCAAGATCACGGGCCGACGTGACATCCGATACCACTTCAATGCCAGGACCGCTTACGCCGCCCACACGTCCCGG CTTCCAGCTGATCTGGACTTGACCGTGGAGGCCACAGGCAGCGGTCAGGGAATACTGGAG GTGGTGACGTATTACAACCAGCTGCATGAGGTGGACGAAAGGACACCTTGCCAACACTTTGAGCTCAGCGTTGACATTGAGGAGTCCAGCG AAAAGCCTACCGCAGATGTGGAGAAGTCCTACCTGATGACCATCAAAGTCAG GGCGTTAGGATCCAGCGACATTAGGATGGTGATGCTGGACGTCAGCCTGCCGACGGGCTTCACCCCCGAAAACTCAGACCTGGAGCTG CTGTCCAATTCGGTGGACCGCTACATCACCAACTTCAAGATGGTGGACAACCTCAGCGACAGGGGCTCCCTCATCATCCACTTGTTCAAG GTGTCCCACAAGGAGCCTGAAGTCCTGATCTTCAGACTCCATCAGAACTTCAAAGTTGGCCTCCTGCAGCCCTCCTCGGTCACCGTGTACGAGTACTACAACCCTG aCCACCGCTGCAGTAAGACCTACATGCCGCCTCAGGAGCAGGGGGACCTGACGCACATCTGCAAGGAAAACGTCTGCCGCTGCACGCAGG GCGACTGCTGCGTCCCCAAAGCAGACAGCGAGAACTTCGGTGCCAATGAGAGAGAGACCTTTGCCTGCAAGTCTCTGCACCACG TTTTCCAGGTGAAAGTTTTGAGCATCCAGCAGAGTTACTACGACAAGTACGAGATGCAGATCACACGAGTCATCAAATTGG GCGTGGAGGCAGGAGTGCAAGTCGGTCAGACCAGGATCTTCGTGTCCCACGGGGGCTGCAGAGAGGGGCTGGACTTGAAGGTGGGCTCCCATTACCTCATCATCGGACCCAAGGACGACCAGTGGAATGTGGACACGGGCAATAACAG GTTCATGTACACGTTGGGGGCGGGCACGTGGGCGGAGCGCTGGCCGTCGCCCGACGAATGCGCCGGCGCGATCCTGCGGGCAAAATGCGCCAGCCTGGAGGCCGCCGCCACGGAACTGTCGCTCAACGCCTGCCGCTCGTGA